The genomic region GACTGGCGATGCCTGCCGTCTTCAGCCAGCCCGCGTCATCGGCGTTGGACGCGAGATGCACTTTCGCCTCTTTCAGGATCGCATCGAGTTTCTGCCGGTTCTCGACGCCGTAGGGGACCTCCTGCGCCGAGACCAGGAACGAAACCGACAACATGACCGCCACAAAGCAAGTGAAGTACCGTGAACAACTCACCCGACATCTCCTTTCGTTCGATTCCAAACAGGTTGTCGAAAAAAACACAGCGCGTGCGCTTTTCGAGTCGTGAATCCTGCGCCTGCCGGATCCGTCTCCGGCAGGCCGGTCGCTTGCGCGTTCCGCCTCGCCGAGGCTGCTTCCTGGCGTCCACCAGGCTGCTTTTTCAACATTCTGCTAGAGGATCCCCCTGACCTGTTGCAGTGTGAAGCGCCACGGCCATAGCCGGCGCGTTCTGAAGAAATAACGCAAAGCGGACCGCTTGTACCATCGTTCCGCGAGATACGGATTGATGAAATCTGAAAAATGATATTTCTTCAGAGTCACGTCGTCGCGATTGAACACCAGGTAGGCGAAATTCATGTAGACCGGATAGCAGATGTAGCCATGGGACATCTTGATCGCATGGCGCTTGTCGGAGCGCTCGAAAAGTATCTCGAACCCAAGTTTCAGATAAGTCGGCAAACGATGTGAAAAACCTTCGGCGACCACGAAGGAAACATCCTCGCTCAGGCAAAGATCCAGAAAACACTTGAAAATTCCGTTCAGCACGTCGGGCCGTTCCCGATAGGCATGATCCACCGCCAGACGCCCGACGTACATCACCTTTCCGATCTTCCGCAACGGGTCGAAGGTCGAGGACATTTCCGTTTCCAACGGGAAAGGCCGCCCCTCCCTGTCGAGCACGCAGCGGATGCATCCGACGATCCGGCCCTCGTGCTCGGCGACGAACACATAGGAATCCATGCCAAGCGCCGTTTCCGTCGTGGAGACGACCTCGGCGATGTCTTCGATCGTTTTCGAGTTGCCGTCGTCGCCGGGCCGATAGATCTGCCTCGCATAGAAATCGCAGAACGGCGGGAACTGCGGCGAGTCCGGAAGGAGGCGACGGAATTCGAATTCCTCGATACCGAAATGGTCCTGACGGCCATTGCCGCGACCGAACCAGGCGAGATTCAGGAAAATACCCAACAATCCGGCGGCGATGCACAGGACGAAGGGAACGATCACATACAGCACATCGGGTATCAGCAGAACGCTCGCAAGCAGCGACATTGCATAAGCGGCGGTCCAGATCAGCGATGACGCCATATGGAGCGACCGCAGCCCTTTTCCATTCGAGTAGAACGCCGTGAAAGGCTTTCCGTACAGCAGCAGTATCGACGACAGGAGCGTCAACCAGGCGAAGATGATGATGCCAGCGTAGCCCGTATAGTCCTTGGTGACGTAGTCGAGAAGCGCCAATCCCGCGTACAACCCGAGCATGGAGATCGAGATGGGCGATCTGATGCGGAATCGAAGCTCGATCGCGACAACCGCGACATACAGCAACGCGCACATGGCGTAGGCGTAGTAATCCTGGAACAGCGAAATCAGACCCAGACTGGCGATCATGCTCCCGAAGGACAGGAACATGAACAACACTGGGAACAGCGTTTCCTTCTCGTCCTTCTCGATATTTCCGGCGATCGCTTCGACACTGGCCATTCTGTATTTCTTCCAGGCAAATCCATCCAATTCCATTCCGCCGATCGGCTTCGGCGACGGTCCGGTACGACATCCTTCCGGACCGGCCTGTCCCTTGCGAGTGCGCAAAGGAATGGCCATCGATACCGTCCGGTTGCGAAGCGCGGGCGACGCGGCGCATACCGGAAGGTGCGAGCCTCACCCGCACACTCACGATCCACGCGCAGGCGCCGCGTCCGCTCGCCGCCGACGTCAGTTCAGCGGACGCTCGAATCCGACGAAGTACTTGCCCCGCTCCGGCATCGAACAGACCAGCACCGCCCGGCTCCCCGCACGCTCGAAGAGTTGATGAAGCGCGTACGGAACCAGGGTCGCGGTGAAGACTGTCGCACTTCCCGAAATGCTCAGATCCAGGACTTCGGCATCCCCCCAACCTCCGGGGAGCGCGGACTGTTCGTCGCTCATGGCGTTGAAGCAGAACGCGAGCCGCCAGTCGTCGGGGGTACACGGCGACTTGCCGAGGACCAGGCCCGAGGCGCCATCGATCCGAGGTCGGTCGTCGTTCAGCGCATCCAGCGCGTCGCACTGCACACCGCAGATTTCCTCGGATCCGATCACCAGGAAGTAGTCGGAGCGATTGTGCGCGAACGACAGGTATGCATGCTCGATCGCCGCACACACGCCGAATGCGCCATCCTGGAATGCGATCGCCGCGGCATGCGTATCGAAGACCGCGGATGTCTGCGTCGTGATCGCGCTTGGAATCGAACTGGGCAGGAGCATGGTGTCGGTTTTCGACCAGCCCTTGTGCAAACCGACGGTCTCGAACTCCCAGGCGATGGGCGTGATCGCGGTACTCGATGCGACCGCGACGCCGGTTCTATCCCCGTTGTAGTCGCTGCGCGCGGAAACCGTTGCGATCAGCTCCTTGCCGAGCAGCGCGGCGAAGATGGTACTTTTCGCGGCCGACCGCGCGCGCGCGACACCGCTGCTGCGCATGAGCGGCAGCGGCAAATCCGTCGGGACGCAGGCGGCATCTCCATCCTTCACTCGATAGCCGCCAGCGCCGTCGAATTCGACCGGATTCACCATCGACGAATAGAGCGCTTTGGTCGCGGCAACCACGGCATGATCCGGCTTGTTGGTCCAGCCGATGGAATTGACGTATGGCCCGTTCTCGAACATGACGATGCTCATTGCACTGTCTCCGGAGGCAGAATGACCGCGGCGGCATTGATACCGCCGAAGCCGAGCGCGGTGACGAGCATGGGGCCCGGTTCGACGGCATGAGGCTTGCCCAAGGCCAACGTCATGTTCTCGTACTCGGGATTCGTGGTGCCGACGACATGCGGAAATATCCCCCGCCTGTTGGCTTCGCAAGCGGCAAGGACATTGAAACCTCCGGATGCACCCATGGTGTGTCCCAGGGATCCCTTCGTGGAAGTGCAAAGCGGAGACTTGTCGCCGAAGACGATCTTGGCGACGGCGGCTTCGGTCTTGTCGTTCTGGCGCGTGCCGGTGCCATGCCAGAAAATGCCTTTGACATCGTCGGGTTGCAGGCCCGCCTGCTGCATCGCCGTGTGCACGACGCTGGCGACGCCAACCGGATTCGGTTCGACCATATGCGCGGCATCGCAGAATACGGACGTACCCGAAACCAGACCGAAGACGTCATGGGCGGCGATCAAACCATCGCGCGTCAGAAGCATCGCAACGGCGCCTTCGCCTACGGTCGTACCGTCCCGATCGAGGTCGTATGGGCGGCAGCCGTTCTTGGACATCGCGCCGATATTGTTGAAACCCACGGACGCAACCCGCGACAGCGTGTCGATCGCGACCAGGAGCACGGCATCGCTCAGGCCTGCATTGATGCGATCGGCCGCATAGGACAGCGCCACGAGACAGGACGCGCATGCCGCGGACGTCGTCGTTCCCGGCAAGGAACGACCAAGTCCCGCGTTGACTTCCTTGATCAGGTTGTCGACCACCACGCCTTCCCAGGTCGACATGGAGATCGTGTCGTCTGGAATGTTCGCCTGGCGGAAATCGACGATTTCGGAAAGCGGGCCAGGGTCGCCGTGGGATGTCGCCACCATCAGCGACAATCTGATCTGCGGGTTGACCTCGAGCAGATCGTCTACAGCGTGCCGCATCCGGGTACCCACGATTTTCGCGAGCACGCCGGTGCGCCGATTGAAGGGCGGCTGCCCGTCGACGCCGGGGAAATCGAGAATCGCGGACAACGGTGGGCTGTCAGGCCAGTTGGGAATCAGATCCGCGCCGTTCGAGAAGACTCTTCGCCCCTCCAGCAACGCGTCCCAGCATTCGTCCCAGCTGCTGCCGATATTCGCGATCGCGCAGCAATGTTTCGAGATTGAAATCGGTTTCTTGTATGGCTCTATCATGGCGCGGCCCGAGTTGGAAGGAATCAAAGTGCGTTCGAAGCGACGGGCGTATTGATCAGCGCGCCGATGCCCGAGACCCGGCAGATCAGTCGATCACCAGCGTGCACAACACCCTCGTAGATGGTTTTCCCCGCGATGACATCGCTGATGGTGACCTCGGCAGTGATCGTTTCGCCGATGAACGCCGGAGACAGGAACTCTCCCTTGCAGCGAGCCAGGACGCCGACGCCTTCATTGCCTTTTTTTCCGCCGCTGGACAGCACTCCAAGCAGCATGGTGGCCTGCCCTACGAATTCGATGTAGAGGACCCCAGGCATGATCGAAGGACCGTCGGCGAGGTGCGCCGCCATCATCGGATCGGCGCCGGATATCGATTTCTGCACGACGATGGTCTTGTTGTCCCAGCGGACGACTCTATCCAGCAGCAGCCACGGCGAACGATACGGGACGAGGCGTACGATCTGGTGATAGTCGAGCATTTGCGGAAATGCGACGTCTGCGTCCGTCATGCGGTGACATTCCTTTCTTCATTGGCTTCAGCCAGCTCCAATACGATCGCCTTGAGTTGCGCGCCGGTTCTCACTTCGGGCATGCGCTCGTCGGGGATACGCACGTCGTAGCGCTTCTGCACTTCCACGACGAGAGCCACGGCGCCGAGAGAATCCATCGCGTAGTCTTCGTAGAAGTTGGCATCCATGGAAAACTCATCAAGCTCGCGATCCAGCGCGATTTCGACGATTTCTTTGATTTCACCAGTATTGATATCAGCCACGATTGTCCTCCTTTCCTTTTTTAAAGTGCGGTCATGCCGCCGTCGATTTGTATCGTCTGTCCAGTGATGTACCGCCCTTCTTCGCCCAGCAGAAAGCCGACCAGTCCTGCC from Lysobacter sp. harbors:
- a CDS encoding GNAT family N-acetyltransferase, whose product is MAIPLRTRKGQAGPEGCRTGPSPKPIGGMELDGFAWKKYRMASVEAIAGNIEKDEKETLFPVLFMFLSFGSMIASLGLISLFQDYYAYAMCALLYVAVVAIELRFRIRSPISISMLGLYAGLALLDYVTKDYTGYAGIIIFAWLTLLSSILLLYGKPFTAFYSNGKGLRSLHMASSLIWTAAYAMSLLASVLLIPDVLYVIVPFVLCIAAGLLGIFLNLAWFGRGNGRQDHFGIEEFEFRRLLPDSPQFPPFCDFYARQIYRPGDDGNSKTIEDIAEVVSTTETALGMDSYVFVAEHEGRIVGCIRCVLDREGRPFPLETEMSSTFDPLRKIGKVMYVGRLAVDHAYRERPDVLNGIFKCFLDLCLSEDVSFVVAEGFSHRLPTYLKLGFEILFERSDKRHAIKMSHGYICYPVYMNFAYLVFNRDDVTLKKYHFSDFINPYLAERWYKRSALRYFFRTRRLWPWRFTLQQVRGIL
- a CDS encoding acyl carrier protein, translating into MADINTGEIKEIVEIALDRELDEFSMDANFYEDYAMDSLGAVALVVEVQKRYDVRIPDERMPEVRTGAQLKAIVLELAEANEERNVTA